A single region of the Vicia villosa cultivar HV-30 ecotype Madison, WI linkage group LG4, Vvil1.0, whole genome shotgun sequence genome encodes:
- the LOC131600534 gene encoding F-box only protein 13-like: MAHSLKRKSPENGDNLGFNSFSLDDLNEDLFERVLSWLPTSSFFRLTSVCKRWKSAAGSVSFKLACSHVPSRDPWFFMVAPSLNQSVIFDSAENSWKKLNHPNLLLEDSNKSCMPVAASNGLVCYRTSLGNFIVSNPVTGSCCELPPLNFNSENQSLNAVVMSAAFNDQMSYKIVLVFGELPNLSFKVYNSSSACWEDENALGRKVDDSSSDCDSTDDNVVYFLSKAGNVVASSMQRSPTKQYSSVITNKDGQEIVYFLSTSGTVVACNLTCKSFIEYPRLLPVFCEYSIDIVECNGEMLVVLLSEFLESTSLRVWKFDETNRCWQQIAAMPASMSHEWYGKKPDINCVGAGSRIFICLNSPELCTYVTCDLVTNKWVELPKCCINGEVMEFMSAFSFEPRIEASV; encoded by the coding sequence ATGGCACATAGTTTGAAAAGAAAGTCTCCAGAAAATGGAGACAATTTAGGCTTCAACAGCTTTTCGCTTGATGATTTGAATGAAGATCTTTTTGAAAGGGTACTTTCGTGGCTACCGACTTCGTCGTTCTTTCGCCTTACTTCTGTCTGCAAAAGATGGAAATCAGCTGCTGGTTCTGTGAGTTTCAAGCTTGCTTGCTCACACGTTCCTTCGAGGGATCCTTGGTTTTTCATGGTTGCTCCGAGTCTCAACCAATCGGTTATCTTTGACTCGGCTGAAAACAGTTGGAAAAAACTCAATCATCCGAATCTTCTGCTCGAAGATTCCAACAAAAGTTGCATGCCGGTTGCAGCGTCTAATGGCCTAGTTTGCTACCGCACGTCGTTGGGGAACTTCATTGTGTCCAATCCCGTGACCGGATCTTGTTGCGAACTTCCTCCGTTGAATTTCAACTCAGAAAACCAATCTCTCAATGCTGTTGTTATGAGTGCTGCTTTCAATGACCAAATGTCCTACAAGATTGTGTTGGTCTTTGGGGAATTACCGAATCTTTCGTTTAAAGTCTATAACTCTAGCTCAGCCTGTTGGGAAGATGAGAATGCTCTTGGGAGGAAGGTCGATGATAGTTCGTCGGATTGTGATTCGACTGACGACAATGTAGTGTACTTCCTGAGCAAGGCCGGAAACGTGGTGGCAAGTAGCATGCAGAGAAGTCCAACCAAGCAATATTCATCGGTCATTACTAACAAAGACGGTCAGGAGATAGTCTATTTTCTGAGCACCTCCGGAACCGTTGTAGCCTGCAATTTGACTTGCAAATCTTTCATTGAGTACCCTAGGTTGTTACCAGTTTTCTGCGAGTACTCTATCGACATTGTAGAATGTAATGGTGAGATGCTAGTTGTTTTGTTATCAGAATTCTTGGAAAGCACAAGTCTTCGTGTGTGGAAATTCGACGAGACTAACCGTTGCTGGCAACAGATTGCAGCAATGCCTGCCTCAATGTCTCACGAATGGTACGGAAAGAAGCCGGATATCAACTGTGTTGGTGCCGGTTCTCGTATTTTCATATGCTTGAACTCTCCTGAGCTATGCACTTATGTAACGTGTGATTTGGTGACCAACAAATGGGTTGAATTGCCAAAATGTTGCATAAATGGAGAAGTCATGGAGTTTATGTCTGCTTTTTCGTTCGAGCCGAGGATAGAGGCTTCTGTGTGA
- the LOC131600535 gene encoding E3 ubiquitin-protein ligase AIP2-like, whose amino-acid sequence MASEDSVKQELEELQKQLGKKQKFEAAVSSLKSLLQTTYPSASTSLRKSFYTVICRVATVLKTRYTAPGFWSAGLGLFEQAILFVSEPSEKVHLKACIDQAKEHLHLEDNPSQTLRPAETRENRGYLFEGHLTVDQEPPQPEWLVQANLLTAAATLFEAESSQGLATNEATTENVASVLEMLRNRLEEVVPLMENDGPVAPRVPPASKAVVAKLPVITLTEEILANMGKDAECAICRENLALNDQMQELPCKHTFHPPCLKPWLDEHNSCPICRHELQTDDHAYESWKEREKEAEEERKGAANALRGGEFMYV is encoded by the exons ATGGCTTCCGAAGATTCAGTTAAACAAGAATTGGAAGAATTGCAGAAACAATTGGGGAAGAAGCAGAAATTCGAAGCCGCTGTTTCATCTCTTAAATCTCTGCTCCAAACCACATATCCATCAGCTTCTACCTCTCTACGGAAATCT TTTTATACTGTTATATGCAGAGTTGCTACGGTGTTGAAGACGAGATACACAGCACCCGGTTTCTGGAGTGCTGGCTTAGGCCTTTTTGAGCAGGCTATATTGTTTGTTTCCGAACCTTCTGAGAAGGTGCACTTGAAGGCTTGCATTGATCAGGCCAAGGAACATTTGCATCTAGAAGACAACCCTTCACAAACTTTGCGACCTGCTGAGACTCGTGAAAATAGAG gatacctttttgagGGGCACCTTACGGTAGATCAAGAGCCACCACAGCCTGAATGGTTGGTTCAGGCAAACCTCTTGACAGCAGCTGCTACACTATTTGAAGCTGAATCCTCTCAAGGTTTAGCAACGAATGAAGCCACGACAGAAAATGTTGCTAGTGTGCTTGAAATGCTTAGAAATAGATTGGAAGAAGTTGTGCCGCTG ATGGAGAATGATGGTCCTGTAGCTCCAAGAGTTCCTCCGGCAAGTAAAGCAGTTGTGGCGAAACTTCCCGTCATTACTCTCACAGAGGAGATCCTTGCTAATATGGGGAAAGATGCAGAGTGTGCCATTTGCAGGGAAAATCTGGCACTAAACGATCAAATGCAAGAGTTACCGTGCAAGCACACATTCCACCCTCCATGTCTAAAACCTTGGCTG GATGAGCACAATTCTTGTCCAATCTGTCGTCATGAGCTGCAAACTGATGATCATGCCTATGAGAGCTGGAAGGAACGTGAAAAGGAAGCTGAAGAGGAGAGGAAAGGCGCTGCAAACGCTCTTCGAGGTGGTGAATTCATGTATGTTTAG
- the LOC131596359 gene encoding RNA demethylase ALKBH9B-like, which produces MDKQSSTIDPFLLDYQPSELRIASEFFSTWLPFLSKDLCRNCSQSLSDRIRSIDPESENENRNKNSEEVNLDENCDCHSLGSWNDGVQENSASEVPSPRMSWADMAQEDDEFGEDEIGIDRNDDNAVVGGVVLGENSGEDRVVADKAVLPREQREYIRFMNVRRKKDFICIERINGKLVNIVEGLELHTGIFSAAEQKRIVGYVASLQEMGRKGELKERTYSAPKKWMKGKGRQTIQFGCCYNYAVDKDGNPPGILHRASIDPLPDLFKVIIRRLVKWHVLPTTCVPDSCIVNVYEEGDCIPPHIDNHDFVRPFCTVSFLSECDILFGSNLRIVGPGEFDGVFAIPLPVGSVLVLNGNGADVAKHCVPAVPAKRISITFRRMDESKRPAGYVPEPDLQGIQPLAYEAEQEESNKSSGGHNRSNDRQMSRNNDRRGGRIDGMGSAPRNDRFSEPREWSQNSQRSAPTRNNRYSEPREWSQNSQRSATRNNRYNDRYSEPRQSPQSSQRSNDRYSEPRQSPQGSQRSANRWSRVKPTN; this is translated from the exons ATGGATAAACAATCTTCCACCATCGACCCTTTCCTCCTCGATTATCAACCTTCCGAACTCCGAATCGCTTCCGAATTCTTCTCCACGTGGCTTCCTTTTCTCTCCAAAGATCTCTGCCGCAACTGTTCTCAATCACTCTCCGATCGCATCCGTTCAATCGACCCTG AGTCTGAAAATGAAAACCGGAACAAGAATTCGGAGGAAGTTAATTTAGATGAAAATTGTGATTGTCATTCTCTTGGGAGCTGGAATGATGGTGTGCAGGAGAATTCGGCTTCGGAAGTTCCGAGTCCGCGGATGTCTTGGGCTGATATGGCTCAAGAGGATGATGAATTTGGTGAAGATGAGATTGGGATTGATCGAAACGACGATAACGCCGTTGTTGGTGGTGTGGTTTTGGGAGAGAATTCAGGTGAAGATAGAGTTGTGGCTGATAAGGCTGTTTTGCCGAGGGAACAAAGAGAGTATATTAGGTTTATGAATGTGAGGAGGAAGAAAGATTTTATTTGTATCGAAAGGATTAATGGAAAACTAGTCAACATTGTTGAAGGTCTTGAGTTGCATACTGGTATTTTTAGTGCTGCTGAACAGAAGAGGATTGTTGGATATGTTGCTTCTTTGCAAGAGATGGGAAGAAAGGGAGAGCTCAAAG AACGGACATATTCAGCTCCTAAGAAGTGGATGAAGGGCAAGGGACGCCAAACTATCCAATTTGGGTGCTGTTACAACTATGCAGTG GATAAGGACGGTAACCCACCTGGTATTCTTCACCGTGCATCTATAGATCCTTTACCCGATCTTTTCAAGGTCATCATTCGACGCCTGGTCAAGTGGCATGTACTccctactacttgtgtgccagaTAGTTGTATAGTGAATGTCTATGAAGAAGGGGACTGCATACCTCCACACATAGACAACCACGATTTTGTTCGACCATTTTGCACTGTCTCATTTCTTAGCGAGTGCGACATACTTTTTGGATCAAACCTAAGGATTGTAGGTCCTGGTGAATTTGATGGTGTGTTTGCTATTCCTCTACCAGTAGG ATCTGTACTTGTCTTAAATGGAAATGGAGCTGATGTAGCTAAGCATTGTGTACCCGCAGTTCCTGCAAAAAG GATATCAATCACATTTAGAAGAATGGATGAGTCCAAGCGACCTGCCGGTTACGTCCCAGAACCTGATCTTCAGGGGATCCAACCATTGGCATATGAAGCCGAGCAGGAAGAAAGTAACAAATCAAGTGGTGGACACAACAGATCTAATGATCGTCAAATGAGTAGGAATAATGACAGAAGAGGTGGCAGGATTGACGGAATGGGATCTGCACCTAGAAACGATAGATTCTCAGAGCCTCGTGAGTGGTCTCAAAATTCACAAAGATCTGCACCGACTAGAAACAATAGATACTCAGAGCCTCGCGAGTGGAGTCAAAATTCACAAAGATCTGCAACTAGAAACAATAGATACAACGATAGATACTCAGAGCCTCGCCAGTCACCTCAAAGTTCACAAAGATCAAACGATAGATACTCAGAGCCTCGCCAGTCACCTCAAGGTTCACAAAGATCTGCCAATAGGTGGAGTAGGGTAAAGCCGACTAATTAA